A region of the Scatophagus argus isolate fScaArg1 chromosome 14, fScaArg1.pri, whole genome shotgun sequence genome:
GCATGGAAAAAACACGTGAACCTTAAAGCCAACACGAGACGTTGAACTGAGTGGGTATCAGTCAGCTTTGAGAGTACAGACAGCACAGTTACAAAGGTGCTAACGAAGGGACAGCGCTGTAGTTCTTTATGGCTGGTGAGACACGTTTGTTTCACGATGGTGTAAATTTAAGAGATTTTAACTTAAATTTTACAGAAATGCACAATGCAAGTCAAAGTGTGGAACACCTGAACATCAGCCAGGTGAGCACACCTGATGTTCACGCTGACTTTCAAACACGTTAGAGCAATAAATTCTTAGGAGACGTTTTAATCCTGGAAGCCGATGCAGTGAATCAGTCGTTTCTGTTAGTTCAGTTCAGGTGAACGGATGAGCGAGTGCACctggagctgctgtagctccacGTCACGTGACTCAGAGACGCTGCTTCCTGGGAGCTTTGAGGACAGTTCCTGTTCTTTAGCCGGTCATTTAAATCCCAGCGAGCGTGTCACCTGTGAAGGCCCGTCTGAACCGCTTCGACCACGAACGCCGACGAGAACAGTGGAGGCTTTTCAAGTCTCTGCTCAGCAGAGTTTTAATCCAGCAGAGACGCTCCGGTGGTCACGGAGAGGAGGAACCACATACCGAACCTTTCACCTCCGTCACCTCCCTGACAGATCTGACAGCTTAatgaaacagcacacacacccaaacacactcggccttttattaaaaatactcaAACTGCCACATTATTTGACCGAGGTCAGAGACGGAGAGAtcaaagggaaaagaaaattaactctgtgcacacacacacacacacacacgcacacacacagttaattaAATGATGTAAAGGTTGAGTGCAAAGTGAAGATAAAGTCTTGTTGTTCTGAAACGTCCACGCAGTGTGGGGGGGGGTAacaaagtacttttactgcagtactgtaCCTGAGTTGAACAGAAACGGCGTGCAGCAGGCAGTGACTGATGGTTGGATCGGCGCACTGCGGCGTCTCGTTCAGGCTGAAGcctcctcagcagcaggaagcCTCATGTATGAAATGGAGGTGACGGCGATAACAGAACGTGTCTGAGGTTCTCCCCTCTGATGAATGTGTCTGCACGTTCTGAAGGAAATAAAAGCGATTTGGTTCTGTTCTGGGCCCCGTTCAGTGGCAGTCGAGACCGTTTAGACAGCAAACAAGATGAATTTATCAAAGTgacatgtgtttatttactgtgtgtgtgtgtgtgtgtgtgtgctgattatGAAATCGCTCCGGTGCGTCTCAGTATCTCCTGTTTTCACCAGCTGAACGCTTCCTGTAATCGACTCTCAGCGTTGAGAAATTAGCCCGACGCCTgaaacttgtttttatttttaaatgcgTCTTATCAGTAAAGAAGACCTAAAGTTTCTGTGTCTTAACTCTGACCTGCGAGTTGTGAGAGGAAATAACTTAACACCTTTAAAGATGGGAAGGAACAACATTCACGCTGACATACTGCGCCCTGCACTGGAGCTGTAGTTGTTTCATCAGTACTGATACTACACTCAAGTACACAAGTACACAAaaatttcttctgtttctttccagCCGTTTCCTTTCTGTTCCTTTCGGTCTTTTATCGAAGAACCCGTCAGTATTAATTGAGCTCTGATGGGTGCAGCAATGTTACACTGTGAACCACAGGCTGGACAACAACGTGTTTACAACGTGTTTACAACGTGTTTACAACGTGTTTACAACGTGTTACCACAGCGCTCCACATGCTGAGTGAACACAGAGTTTCAGCTGTTTTCCGCTGCTTCCAGTCGTGATGCTGAACTAAACCCATCCTGGACACACGCAGATGAAGCGCGCAGCTGATCTGAAGTCAGCTTCACTGTCTCCTGACACTAAATGTTCCACTTTCACAAGCTGAAatctgagaagaagaaaaccagaATCTCCTGCAGGGAAGCACGagaacaaaaagataaaaactttctttgtctttctgtgttttcgTTCATCAGGAGGTTTTTCAGCAAGCCGCAGGGTTTGGGGGGTCGCTGTCCGTTCGTTAGCAGCAGTCCCTCGTTAATACTAATTGAATTAATTAGAGGAGGCGATTAATTGGGCCAAGTggctgcagggagagagaggtggtcGAGAGACGGCGACAGTCACTGGAGACTTTCAGGCTGCCAGTGTTATTAATTATTGATCAGTCACCAACTTCCACAAAACATTTGGAACATTtaccttcatcttcatctctgaggattaaaacatgaaacaaggGAGGATAAACAGGAAGCTCGTTTGGTATATGATGTGTGTTACAAACATGCATGCGAACCAAAACGTGTGCAAAGAGAACCACACATCCACAGCTCACGCAGAACGTATGCAGAACGTATGCAGAACGTTTCTGTTTGCTGCAAACGTTTGGAACATGTGAGACCATAACTTCAGGAGGGCGTATGACAAACCAGCATCTACTACAGTTCGGTCAGGTGATGTGTCAGCATCTTACCTGCGTCaggtgtcttgttttgtcttctgtctgtaGGCCTGACTGCGGCAGCAATGGCTGAGGCTCTGAAACTGCaaaagatgaggatgatgatgagtttccatggcaacagcgACCAGCAGCGACATCACAACAGTGAGAGGACAACATCTCCGTCAGAGAACGATGACACAGGTAcgtcatgacatcatcagcgtCACCTGACCCTGAGTGGCATCATGAAATGACTGTGTCTCCTTCCACCACATGCAGGAGGCAGCGAAGGATCCTGGGAGAAGGAGCAGCAccttctctcttctgctccgTCCTCGGTCGGAGCGCCTCCTCCCAGTTCAGCGTCTCTCCACCTCAACACTCTGCAGCAACACAGCACGCTATTGGCCAACCGTGAGTCACAGCTCTCCTCTGATTGGATGatttttttagcatcttttatcatccttctgtctctgtgactcCACCTCCCCAGGTCTGTCAGACCTTCCTTTTATGGTCATGCCACACCCACTCCTCCCTGTGGGCCTGCCCCCAGCCAGCGTCGCCTTGGCGATGAACCAGATGAGTCAGCTGAGCAGTTTGGCAAACATGGCCGCTGTGTCACAGgttcagagagaagaaagcaagGTGACTGCAGGCTAATACTGCTAACACTGATGCTAACAGTACTTACTCCATAATAGCGCTAACATTAAAAGTTCTAATGCTAACACTGAGTTAATGCTAGACTGCTGCTAACAGTTCTAATGATGACAGCATCAGCATTAACGGTGTTGTGGCTAACACAGCTAAAGCTAACGGTGCCAGTGTTCTGTGTGCCAATGATAACATGGTGAATGCTAACAAAAATCTAACTGTTTAAATGCTACCAGCATTGATATTAGCTGCACTAGTTCTGATTATATTAAAAATGCTAATCCTGACAAACACAGCATTAGCTGTGCTAATGCTAAGTCAATACCGCAGTGCTAATGTTGGGCTGTAATCTTCAGGAGTCTCCTTCAGGAAGCCCCTCCCCCTGTCCCTCCCCCAGCGATGATGAGCTCCGCCCCCAAGAACCAACCAGCCAATCACCTTCCAgaacatcttcatcatcctcttcatcacctcctcttccAGCACACACACCGGATCTGGgtcagctcacacacacgcaatgTTTTTATAAGTTTtgtcagaggagaaaacaggTAGAGTTCAGCTTCAGGTTGGTTAACATGATGGCTGGACAGAaagctgctgccttcaggtgcaCCAAAAGGTGGTTGGTACCCTTCAGGTtcacaagacacaaacactcaaaataATCAGATTGGTGAAAGTGAAATAACTTTTGTATGGTATTGAACTCCACAGATGGTGAGACTGCAGAGcgagaaaacaaaaaggtgtTGAAAGAAAAAGGTAAGAGACCGAGTGGCTGTGAGAGCAGATGGTTTCACTGTGACGCCTCCGCAGGCGTTTTGACTCGagttttctgatttttaatttatgagcgcacacacacacacaccgagccCCTGTCTGTTAACATTCCTCTTCCATCACTCCTCATGTGATCCAGTGATCTTATTTCTGTTTGGAGGATGGAGAAGTGATGTCAGAGAAACATGCGCTCACCCTTCCCTGAAGTCTCCTATCAGTCCCACACTCCTAGAAACTCATCACCTGAGCTGCCTCGTCTGGTCTGCTGCCACGCGACTCGGCTTGGGACGAGCGATAGAAAATGGTGGAATggatcagattttattttagatcCTCACAGCATCATTTATCACCTGCAATGTGAGTCAAGGTGACCGTCCAGGCTGCAGTAAGGTGGAGTATCCAGGACTGCCTGAAAATCAGGACCTGAGGTCTGCACAAACGTGACCAGAAACGTGTATGACATCTGTGTCAGGCTGTGCAGGTCTTCAGACCAGACAACATGTCCTCCCTGCCAAGGTGTAAACCTCAGTCTGCtgctcacagacagacatacaccAGCCCACACACTCTGACAGCCATCAAGAGGTTGTCTTCTCACtggctgaaacacaaacatacgtGAAGTCAACTCTGTCTGTTTGCAGATGATGGCCTGttgcccctccccctcctcaaCCCGACCTATGAGAAGCTGCCACTCACTTCTCAACCGCTGTCAGTCAACCATGCAAACCCCGCCTTCACTCCACTCCTATTGGCTGAGGGTCTGTCGTCCATGGAGACGCTGCTGACCAACATCCAGGTGAGCAGATCAGAGACGAGATTCAGTCCATCAGTTTGTCTCGGCGAACCATCAGTACACTGACTTTGACTGCTTGATCTCAGGGTCTCCTGAAGGTGGCGGTGCAGAGCGCTCGCTCGCAGGACAAACAAAACcagatggagaggaaagagttaaaactggagctggagaaagagCGAGACGCCCGACACACGCTGCAGAGACAGCTGAGCTCCGAGCTGCAGACCCGAGGTGAGACGGCCTCAAAGCCGCGTGGCGGTCAGTGCACAGCTTATCCGTTAACTGAACCGCGTCAcgtttctgtttcctgtccgtGTCAGTGTCGATTCAGAGGAGGctgaagagggagaagaaggcGAAGAGGAAGCTGCAGGAGGCGCTGGACTTTGAGtcgaggaggagggagcaggtGGAGCGAGCGCTGAAGCACTCGGACGGCCTCACAGGTGACGGAGCGCCCACACTGCTGACCCACACCCTCATTTACTGAGAGCACAGGAAGTGCTGGCAGACTAACGATGGATTCACACGTTTGTGTTCTTCAGATGCAGCGAATCCTGAGAGCGAAGTGGAGAACAAAGAGCAGGAAAACTCTGGTAGGTAACAGCAGCTTCATCGCACACAGCGACTCGTAACCGATcggctgtctgtctgctcgTCCGTGAGCCTCAGGTGTGGAGGCCCGCCAGGTGACCTTCAGCTCtaataaaaacagagcaaagtgtTCCTGAGTCTCTGTTGCACTTACACTTTACCATATTTAAACTTTGTCTCATAAAAAGCactatttttcttcttctttttccccaAATATTCcaccttgtttttctctcacgGCGTCTGTTtctcaacaaacaaacaaacaaacaaacttcctgttttgaacaaaacaaaatatttgaagaCCAAGAAGAATTCATAGATGAAACAAAttcaatgtgaaaataattatcGGATTATTCTGTAACGAAAACAGACAttaacttaaacacacacacacagtttctgtttaaatactgttcactgtgtgtgtgtgtgtgtgtgtgtgtgtgtgtgtgtgtgtgtctggactgTGAAATTGAATCaggaaaaacaatcacaaactACACTGCAGAactgaacacgcacacacaaacacacacacacacacttaaatgcagtgtgtgtgtgtgtttccagtgaTGTGATAATGAGGTTCATCCATCAGAGCAGACGTGTTGTTGTGTCGGTacgtttgtttgttgttgtgttgtttatgtttatatgttgAAGCTTACAGAAACATTTCGGCTGAAGTGTGAAATCGTGGTTTTGTTGCTTCTCTCGTCTGAAACGTGTTTCTGCAGAGAACCGACCGTTCATCAAACCTCCGCTGCTCTTCTGAGAGCCCCATCACTCAgctgacggaggaggaggaggaggaggaagaggaggaggaggaagaggaactTTAATGGACTCATGCAGGACTGGAGCTCCTGAAAGATAATTAACCAATAAAAaccaagaacaaaacaagaattAAATACTCAAAGTCCTATTGGCCActtctcttcctgcttcctgtttttaatGAAGATTTCTTACTCCTACaactattactattattattattattattattattattattgttattattaaagaGCTCAGCGTCATGTGGAGTTCAAACTGTCacctgtgatgtcatcaggtgAGACGTTGGTGCTGGAGAGGACTCACGCATGTGGGACCATAGACCTTCAGGGGCCCCTGAATGTGCGTCCTCGTCCCTGCTGGATCCAAACTGGACTGACAGCTCTCACCTGTCGGGGGCGGAGTCAAACCTGAACACGTGCTTCATGTTTCTCTAGTCTTTAGTCTTTAGTAGTTAGAACTGATAGAAGCTGTAGTACTGGTACTACCTGCTGTAGTATTTGATTTAGTGCGTTGGTGTACAGGTACTGTTCACCTGCTGGGCTCCCCGCTGTGACCTGACTGTGACCTCAGACCTcctcagtgacatcacagcgACATCACAGCGTGGACAACGAGAGCTTAAGAGTTTGAAATCTCGCACACCTGGAGGGCAGCGTGACATCACAGGTGGGCTACCTGCTGAGGGAGGCAGCAGGTGGCGTCTCACAGCCGACTAACTGATGATGTTTGTCCTGTTTTGATTTCACAGCTCAATAAACTGTACAGcgtttcattattattaaaatgtcagaactGGTTTCTCTGGACCGAAGGAACTTAAACCTGCACCTCAGCTGTCAGATCGACTTCCTGTCAGCTGTAGTCTGAatctgctctgcctctgctctgAGGCCGCCACAGAAACCAGACGGTGGTCCCAAAGGGTCCTGAGGACCAGGGTTGGCTACCTAACTGTGATGTCACAGATGATGCTTTTAGGCTCCGCCTCCCAAAGCCAGACCTTCAGTGAGCTCAGAGTCCTGCACCGAGGAGGGGATGTTTGTCAGCAGCTTGTCAGACTGAGGAGTCGCTATGGAAACGTAAACACACCCCTTTCATCCAGCTAATCACTCTGACATCCGAGTGTGAACAATAAAACGGACGTCACAAGGTGTTTGCCTCGCGTCAGGAAGCTCCTCCAGGTGTCATTAAACTATTAACCTGTCATATTTGTACACGATGTACACGATAATAAagtgttttctgcttttcactgaaatatttctaGTTCAGAAGTACAGgataaataaacagcaacacacacacacacacacaaagtgtgtgaAGGTTCACCTTTGACCAacactgctgagtgtgtgtgtgtgatggatgaAGGTGTGAATTGTGTCGTGAC
Encoded here:
- the dacha gene encoding dachshund a → MAGSSNTSLSRTSTPPTDSLFHSEPPYSAPNPAGSPRLPAARLAGAFLSGGSGRVPVSANGTSGGGGAAAPPHTECKMVEVHGMKVASFTVNGVELICLPQVFELFLKHLVGGLHTVYTKLKRLDISPVVCTVEQVRVLRGLGAIQPGVNRCKLITRADFETLYRDCTNASSRPGRPPKRTLGVSAMTDGSRLLPHGLISPALLSQTGLTAAAMAEALKLQKMRMMMSFHGNSDQQRHHNSERTTSPSENDDTGGSEGSWEKEQHLLSSAPSSVGAPPPSSASLHLNTLQQHSTLLANRLSDLPFMVMPHPLLPVGLPPASVALAMNQMSQLSSLANMAAVSQVQREESKESPSGSPSPCPSPSDDELRPQEPTSQSPSRTSSSSSSSPPLPAHTPDLDGETAERENKKVLKEKDDGLLPLPLLNPTYEKLPLTSQPLSVNHANPAFTPLLLAEGLSSMETLLTNIQGLLKVAVQSARSQDKQNQMERKELKLELEKERDARHTLQRQLSSELQTRVSIQRRLKREKKAKRKLQEALDFESRRREQVERALKHSDGLTDAANPESEVENKEQENSENRPFIKPPLLF